One stretch of Aquimarina sp. Aq107 DNA includes these proteins:
- a CDS encoding DUF3289 family protein, whose product MSGQFVKNGATLSCPLCSSDGVLVVSHTEVQLQDTPCATNGDRNKSNLVFGGVCKKWRKSPPPCAGVIAPKQWQGVASNLEIDGEFMLLEDSTIGCATGGVDIVIKDTAQIDVPTDLPESMLQDIEVPFYVERYRIPGLNEDGSAIANDMAYGSGEPSTLIYSEEEIQAYKQEYEQDGFNDTEHIKFANGDRITDKAIYKTEEITEIRPILFNLTRLNFDFMLFDDFRIMAFQLSSGALRENIASMIDKFQNNEGGIYENDELNQAAIESSATERFCAALENDITQRIQNRGGNIAAAEDTSIRWQRRPGASPSFARGEDNNLFRGLTIAVNDVWSYEVSVIEYTKKENGYDIKYEVIYWDHFGLDLPDMQKFYSLGAGFRGWFFLQHVRGYKPFLTKITFEKEFFVPVS is encoded by the coding sequence ATGTCTGGACAATTTGTGAAAAATGGAGCTACCTTAAGCTGTCCGCTCTGTTCTAGTGATGGAGTACTTGTTGTATCACATACAGAAGTGCAATTACAAGATACACCATGTGCGACTAATGGAGATCGAAACAAATCTAATCTTGTTTTTGGTGGAGTATGCAAAAAATGGAGAAAAAGTCCACCGCCCTGTGCCGGTGTAATTGCTCCTAAACAATGGCAAGGAGTTGCTAGTAATTTAGAAATCGACGGAGAGTTTATGTTGTTAGAAGACTCTACAATTGGATGTGCAACAGGAGGAGTAGATATCGTAATTAAAGATACCGCTCAGATAGACGTCCCTACGGATTTACCAGAATCTATGCTACAAGATATAGAAGTGCCTTTTTATGTAGAACGTTATAGAATACCAGGATTAAATGAAGATGGAAGTGCAATTGCCAATGATATGGCCTACGGTTCTGGAGAACCTAGTACGTTGATTTATTCAGAAGAGGAGATACAAGCTTACAAGCAAGAATATGAGCAGGATGGTTTTAATGATACAGAACATATAAAGTTCGCAAATGGAGATAGGATCACAGATAAAGCAATATATAAAACTGAAGAAATAACAGAAATAAGACCTATTTTATTTAATCTTACTAGGTTGAATTTTGATTTTATGCTCTTTGATGATTTTAGAATTATGGCTTTTCAACTTTCTTCAGGTGCATTAAGAGAAAATATAGCATCTATGATTGATAAGTTTCAAAATAATGAAGGAGGGATTTATGAGAATGATGAACTTAATCAGGCGGCTATCGAGAGTTCTGCAACAGAAAGATTTTGTGCGGCTTTAGAAAATGACATTACACAACGAATACAGAATAGGGGAGGAAATATTGCAGCAGCAGAAGATACATCTATAAGGTGGCAAAGAAGACCGGGTGCTTCTCCTTCATTTGCTAGAGGAGAAGATAACAATCTTTTTAGAGGGTTGACAATTGCCGTGAATGATGTTTGGAGTTACGAAGTAAGTGTTATTGAATATACAAAAAAAGAAAACGGTTATGATATCAAATATGAGGTGATTTATTGGGATCATTTTGGACTAGATCTACCCGATATGCAAAAATTTTACTCGCTAGGAGCTGGATTTAGAGGATGGTTTTTCTTGCAACATGTGAGAGGTTATAAACCCTTCTTAACAAAAATAACTTTTGAAAAAGAATTTTTTGTACCTGTTTCCTAA
- a CDS encoding type VI secretion system Vgr family protein, with translation MALQSNIQIFIGGVSIKAYKKLTLKQEIDDHHTLEILCRKDVLEKVSDLYEDESNDFLGQTIILSISSLDSVNVYKELKFNGVVTEVKVTNGFHQSMGDSILINAKSNSILTDDGPHYASFSDENLSSILTGVFQKYDRSKLNTSITTRFNSPLHYCVQQGESSFQFASRLSAQYGEWFYYDGENLIFGEPQNSEEVVLTYGFDLQEFSRRLEPRSNSYSFFTNDYLSNEKHEVGTSEITSSINGHNGFASNKSKEMFPHKTQVFLNTYNDTQTKQRLGNLVKEQKKAEEIKQVIITGKSDNPGVSLGRIVKIKEKNNNQGVYRIIKITHTATENGKYINLFEGIAVDQDVYPNTNIFKIPKSETEVATVTANDDPEGIGRIKVQLNWQKPLGVYTPWLRVMTPHSGGDKGFHFIPEVGEEVLIGFEGGNAERPFVMGALYNGSENPSGWKTDKNNVKAIRTRSGHTIELNDTDKGEFITIKDKNENLIHIDTANNNITITALETMTLNAKNFEMNVKEDASFNIGRDTTIYTERNFDTSSSNHTNTVESKMKNTIGGDLIQNSGNAEIQSKRNMKIACGATASFQGGGNVKISKG, from the coding sequence ATGGCACTTCAATCTAATATCCAAATTTTTATTGGGGGAGTTTCTATAAAAGCATATAAGAAACTTACACTTAAGCAAGAAATTGATGATCATCATACGCTAGAAATTTTATGTCGTAAAGATGTTTTAGAAAAGGTTTCTGATCTTTATGAAGATGAAAGCAACGATTTTTTAGGGCAAACTATTATTCTTTCTATTTCATCATTAGATTCCGTTAATGTTTATAAGGAATTAAAGTTTAATGGCGTTGTTACTGAGGTAAAAGTCACCAATGGGTTTCATCAATCCATGGGAGATTCTATTTTAATCAATGCTAAAAGTAATTCTATACTTACAGATGATGGGCCTCATTATGCCTCATTTAGTGACGAAAACTTAAGTTCTATTCTAACAGGTGTTTTTCAAAAATACGATCGTTCAAAATTAAATACCTCGATAACTACGAGATTTAATAGTCCATTACACTATTGTGTACAGCAAGGAGAAAGTAGTTTTCAGTTTGCGAGTAGGTTATCTGCCCAATATGGAGAGTGGTTTTATTATGATGGCGAAAATTTAATATTTGGAGAGCCACAGAACTCAGAAGAGGTTGTGTTAACCTATGGTTTTGATCTACAAGAGTTTTCTAGGCGGTTAGAACCTAGGTCGAATAGTTATTCTTTTTTTACTAATGATTATTTGAGTAATGAAAAGCATGAAGTTGGCACTTCGGAAATTACTAGTTCTATTAATGGGCATAATGGATTTGCTTCTAATAAAAGCAAAGAAATGTTCCCTCATAAAACACAAGTATTTTTAAATACTTATAATGATACTCAAACTAAACAAAGACTTGGTAATTTAGTAAAGGAACAAAAAAAGGCAGAAGAAATTAAACAGGTAATTATTACCGGTAAAAGTGATAATCCTGGTGTTAGTTTAGGAAGAATAGTAAAAATAAAAGAAAAAAATAACAATCAAGGCGTTTATAGAATTATCAAAATAACGCATACAGCAACCGAAAATGGGAAGTATATAAATCTTTTTGAAGGAATTGCAGTAGATCAAGATGTATATCCTAATACAAATATCTTTAAGATACCTAAAAGTGAGACTGAGGTCGCTACAGTTACCGCTAATGATGATCCAGAAGGAATAGGTAGAATAAAAGTACAATTAAATTGGCAAAAACCGCTGGGAGTTTACACGCCTTGGCTTCGTGTAATGACTCCGCATTCTGGAGGAGATAAAGGATTTCATTTTATTCCAGAGGTAGGAGAAGAAGTATTAATAGGTTTTGAGGGTGGAAATGCAGAGAGGCCTTTTGTCATGGGCGCATTGTATAATGGATCTGAGAATCCATCAGGATGGAAAACAGATAAAAACAATGTAAAAGCTATTAGAACTCGAAGTGGCCATACCATTGAATTAAATGATACTGATAAAGGGGAGTTTATTACTATAAAGGATAAGAATGAAAATCTAATTCATATCGATACAGCCAATAATAACATTACCATCACTGCATTAGAAACCATGACATTGAATGCAAAGAATTTTGAAATGAATGTTAAAGAGGATGCTTCATTTAATATTGGTAGAGATACAACAATTTATACAGAGAGAAATTTTGACACCTCTTCTTCTAATCATACAAATACAGTAGAAAGTAAAATGAAAAATACTATCGGAGGTGATTTAATTCAAAATAGTGGTAATGCAGAAATTCAGAGTAAAAGAAATATGAAGATTGCTTGTGGAGCAACAGCTTCTTTTCAAGGAGGAGGAAATGTAAAAATTAGTAAAGGATAA
- a CDS encoding sensor histidine kinase: MKLKDTYLFCFLSCVFFISVAQQHVNDIDTLTVKNHLDYKLNRALNIPDYKKALNIIDSMEVYGLQNNDLLFTAYAYSAKTSIYRFNQDITNAKIYVRKSIKIYEKYNYHNGLVSLNSHLANILRAEGKLDSCFYVLNSISKRYISDSISKRNLRYYYNEKDISHSMAGRIDSSLHYTLKKIALIEKDNHYDLGISYTIMAKNFYLVKDFSKALVYINKSLDHFSEESKKPETAISRAYILKSKILLDLNRYEKVESTLDIVTDLIKKKNSIDYGLKIQTLRSKLYWKTKQFHKLPSFDIDSNDYKKVSSHTFFNFYLTNLEQNISKKKWTESKILITRLNALLPSISDLSYKQSFYKLSSLYWEGIKDFEKSYSTQNQYLKIKETINTRQQTYIAYDLDQKYQLAKKNEEIARKEFTIKEQENQLLKKEKDQIYLTLSIISAILAFITLLFIYKQRQKIKNNEILALQKQQEIVKLEALIKGEEKERNRLGQDLHDGINGDLSVIKYKITSIESSQLMEKEKQFHSEAIELLDNTVEQIRLISHNLAPSILQDFNLTQAIQQLCDKINSTYTVNINFQYFGHHLVLEQEKEISIYRIIQELVNNIIKHANATEAIVQINNHNNRLYITVEDNGKGFDLDTKSYGIGLQNIKSRVSFLNADLEISSCDQGTSIHINLDLDKTKKA, translated from the coding sequence ATGAAGCTTAAAGACACATATTTATTTTGTTTTCTTTCTTGCGTTTTTTTTATATCAGTTGCCCAACAACACGTTAACGATATAGATACCTTAACGGTAAAAAATCATTTAGACTATAAGCTAAATAGGGCATTGAATATACCAGATTATAAAAAAGCGCTTAACATAATAGATAGTATGGAAGTTTATGGTTTACAAAACAATGACCTCTTATTTACTGCTTACGCCTATAGCGCGAAAACATCCATCTATAGATTTAATCAAGATATCACTAATGCAAAAATATATGTCCGAAAAAGCATTAAAATTTATGAAAAATACAACTATCACAATGGTCTTGTTTCTCTAAACTCACACCTTGCCAATATATTAAGAGCAGAAGGAAAACTAGATTCTTGTTTTTATGTATTAAATTCAATCTCTAAACGATATATTTCTGATAGCATTTCTAAAAGAAATCTACGCTATTATTATAATGAAAAAGATATCTCCCATTCCATGGCAGGGAGAATAGATTCTTCACTTCACTATACTTTAAAAAAAATAGCTCTTATTGAAAAAGATAATCACTACGATTTAGGAATTTCTTATACCATAATGGCAAAAAACTTTTACTTAGTGAAAGATTTTTCTAAAGCTCTAGTATATATTAATAAATCATTAGATCATTTTTCTGAAGAATCAAAAAAACCTGAGACCGCAATAAGTCGAGCATATATTCTAAAAAGTAAAATTTTACTTGATCTTAATAGATATGAAAAAGTAGAATCTACTCTTGATATAGTTACGGATCTGATCAAAAAGAAAAATTCGATTGATTATGGTTTAAAAATACAGACGTTACGATCGAAACTATATTGGAAAACAAAACAGTTTCACAAACTTCCTTCCTTTGATATAGACAGTAACGATTATAAGAAGGTATCAAGTCATACTTTTTTTAATTTCTATTTAACCAATCTCGAACAGAACATTTCTAAAAAAAAATGGACAGAGTCAAAAATACTAATTACTAGATTAAACGCTTTATTACCCTCGATAAGTGATCTAAGTTATAAACAATCCTTTTATAAACTTTCATCATTATATTGGGAAGGTATCAAAGATTTCGAAAAAAGTTATTCTACACAAAATCAATACCTTAAAATAAAAGAGACAATCAACACTAGACAACAAACATATATCGCTTATGATCTTGATCAAAAATATCAACTAGCTAAAAAAAATGAAGAAATTGCACGAAAAGAGTTTACAATCAAAGAGCAGGAAAATCAACTATTAAAAAAAGAAAAAGACCAAATTTATTTAACACTATCGATAATATCCGCAATACTAGCCTTTATTACATTATTATTTATATATAAACAGCGACAAAAAATAAAAAACAATGAGATTCTAGCCTTACAAAAACAACAAGAAATAGTAAAACTAGAAGCCTTAATCAAAGGAGAAGAAAAAGAACGCAACCGCCTAGGGCAAGATTTACATGACGGTATCAATGGTGATTTATCTGTAATTAAATATAAAATCACCTCTATAGAATCATCACAATTAATGGAAAAAGAAAAGCAATTTCATAGTGAAGCTATAGAACTTTTAGATAATACTGTAGAACAGATACGTTTGATTTCGCATAATCTAGCTCCTTCTATATTACAAGATTTTAACCTCACACAAGCGATACAACAATTATGCGATAAGATAAATTCTACATATACAGTAAACATAAATTTTCAATATTTTGGACATCATTTAGTATTAGAGCAAGAAAAAGAAATTTCTATATACAGAATAATTCAAGAGTTAGTAAACAATATAATAAAGCACGCTAACGCTACCGAAGCTATTGTTCAAATCAATAATCATAATAACAGATTATATATTACTGTAGAAGATAATGGTAAAGGTTTTGACCTTGATACTAAAAGTTATGGAATAGGGTTGCAAAATATAAAATCTAGAGTTAGTTTTTTAAATGCTGACTTAGAAATTTCTTCTTGTGACCAAGGAACTTCTATTCATATTAATTTAGATTTAGATAAAACAAAAAAGGCATGA
- a CDS encoding starch-binding protein, giving the protein MKKLLYLGVLVCLFLPRIGMAQSERNLPFSWDNLTVYFLITDRFNNGDTTNDSNFDRFQDSGNNELDFHGGDIAGVTQKLEEGYFDELGVSAIWVTPVVENRHGFNNPPANDPAFRDYPYHGYHTNDWTAFDPNFTSAEDFEKFIDTAHDHGIRVLLDIVMNHSGYRTYKSVNGQLEFVDEDFPSDWVRLQCGSENGELPCDDLTTPLFGLPDIRTESFNSVDLPQWLLDKWDAEGRRQEELDELNDYFARTGKPRAPRYYLIKWLTDWVREYGIDGFRVDTERHVGVDAWAELKDEAVLALREWKQNHPTKKLDDLDFYMTGEHSGVNIIGNVGDQLPDDFTVGKFNSMINFRSPKEAYTDLGQEEIFSSFAAKLNNNDGGFNTPGEYNMISYLRSHDFSEFYTGNMFEGAVKLLLSPGGAQIYYGDESGRQFFNATTYIDAGYRSDMNWDSIDDALLLHWRKLGKFRREHISIGGGSHEKLSDAPYIFKREYNRNGVTDKALVFQGQDNDFTGALNVYGMWPEGTVLKDYFSDTTATVSGGTVTFGTTFGIVLVGEPFDLSDSVTLSINPASGFYTDVVTVEMDASTTAEGATVDIFYTTDGSDPSVSSTPYTTPFDITTTTSIKAIAFDSEGNESDIVPADYIIGDGSPFDVYFKKPTTWSSAFIYIYNQNTGEPLSGFPAWPGQPMQNVQNSPWYSYTVDQNVQVGIVFNDNGGDQTDDLTRITEGWYDNQWFDSCPGDCPGPLELPVLTVNPLNGTFDGSVSVEMSSTNSSSIYYTLDGTNPTTSDFEYNGEFVIGSAPRTVELRAVAINETGSSPIIVRTYVLEEEVDNGYTVNFRKPDNWSTAYIYLYDRNADTAIPDFPAWPGIEMTQLSDSPWYSYVIDESVEVGIVFNDNGGSQSDDLFRTTEGWYNNNWTDGCPGECPGIISDNSFDVYFNKPASWNTAYIYVYDKNANAAIPGAPAWPGVEMNEIVGSPWYSYVIDESVEVGIVFNDNGASQSDDLFRTTDGWYDSQWFDNCPSNCPSPEAIKISFADAEKIVENNSLELVKAWPNPFKESLTLSFTGNMKNNYVSIEMYDLAGKKTNTTVIKDTKTNRVTINTINLPKGIYLLKVISDKNVKVMKMVK; this is encoded by the coding sequence ATGAAAAAATTACTCTATTTAGGGGTATTAGTGTGCCTGTTTTTACCTAGGATAGGTATGGCACAATCAGAAAGAAACCTCCCATTTTCTTGGGATAACTTAACAGTTTATTTCCTTATTACAGATCGTTTTAACAATGGGGATACCACCAATGATTCTAATTTCGACCGTTTTCAGGATAGTGGAAATAATGAATTAGATTTTCATGGAGGAGATATCGCCGGAGTTACTCAAAAATTAGAAGAAGGTTATTTTGATGAATTAGGAGTTAGCGCTATATGGGTTACTCCGGTTGTAGAAAATAGGCATGGATTTAATAATCCACCAGCGAATGATCCAGCATTTAGAGATTATCCTTACCACGGATATCATACAAATGATTGGACAGCTTTTGATCCTAATTTTACGAGTGCTGAGGATTTTGAAAAATTTATTGATACAGCACATGATCATGGAATAAGGGTATTGTTGGATATCGTAATGAATCATTCTGGATATCGAACTTATAAGAGTGTAAATGGACAATTAGAATTTGTAGATGAAGATTTTCCTTCTGATTGGGTACGATTACAATGTGGATCAGAAAATGGAGAACTTCCGTGTGATGACCTCACAACACCACTTTTTGGACTTCCAGACATAAGAACTGAATCATTCAACTCTGTAGATCTTCCGCAATGGTTATTGGATAAATGGGATGCAGAAGGTAGAAGACAGGAAGAATTAGACGAGTTAAACGATTATTTTGCTAGAACAGGAAAACCAAGAGCGCCTAGATATTATTTAATCAAATGGTTAACGGATTGGGTTAGAGAATATGGAATAGATGGATTTAGAGTAGATACAGAAAGACACGTTGGAGTTGATGCCTGGGCAGAACTTAAAGATGAAGCCGTTCTTGCTTTAAGAGAGTGGAAGCAAAATCATCCAACTAAAAAATTAGATGATCTTGATTTTTATATGACAGGAGAGCATTCTGGAGTAAATATTATTGGTAATGTTGGAGATCAATTACCAGATGATTTTACTGTTGGGAAATTTAATAGTATGATCAATTTTCGTTCTCCAAAAGAAGCATATACTGATTTAGGCCAGGAAGAAATATTTAGTTCTTTTGCTGCAAAATTGAATAATAATGATGGAGGTTTCAATACTCCAGGAGAATATAATATGATTAGTTACCTGAGATCTCATGATTTTAGCGAATTCTATACTGGTAATATGTTTGAAGGAGCAGTTAAATTATTACTTTCTCCAGGTGGAGCACAAATTTATTATGGAGATGAATCTGGGCGTCAATTTTTTAATGCTACGACATATATTGATGCTGGTTACCGTTCTGATATGAACTGGGATTCTATTGATGATGCTTTATTACTACATTGGAGAAAACTTGGTAAGTTTAGAAGAGAGCATATTTCTATCGGAGGCGGTTCTCATGAAAAATTAAGCGATGCTCCTTACATTTTTAAACGAGAATATAATCGTAATGGTGTAACGGATAAAGCATTAGTTTTTCAAGGACAAGATAATGACTTTACAGGAGCACTTAATGTTTATGGGATGTGGCCTGAAGGAACTGTACTTAAAGATTACTTTTCTGATACTACAGCAACAGTATCTGGAGGAACAGTAACTTTTGGAACTACTTTCGGAATTGTACTAGTGGGGGAGCCTTTTGATCTTTCGGATTCTGTAACATTATCGATAAATCCAGCTTCAGGGTTTTATACAGATGTTGTAACTGTAGAAATGGATGCATCTACAACAGCAGAAGGAGCTACGGTAGATATTTTTTATACCACGGATGGTTCGGATCCTTCAGTTTCCAGTACTCCATATACAACTCCATTTGATATAACCACTACAACATCTATAAAAGCAATAGCCTTTGATTCTGAAGGTAACGAGTCTGATATAGTACCTGCAGACTATATAATCGGTGATGGGTCTCCATTTGATGTGTATTTTAAGAAACCAACAACTTGGTCTTCTGCTTTTATTTATATATACAATCAAAATACAGGGGAGCCATTATCAGGGTTCCCTGCTTGGCCAGGTCAGCCTATGCAAAATGTACAAAATTCGCCTTGGTATTCTTATACTGTAGATCAGAATGTACAAGTTGGTATTGTGTTTAACGATAATGGAGGTGATCAAACTGATGATCTTACTAGAATAACAGAAGGTTGGTATGATAATCAATGGTTTGATAGTTGTCCTGGTGATTGTCCTGGTCCATTAGAATTACCAGTATTAACAGTTAACCCTTTAAACGGAACTTTTGATGGAAGCGTAAGCGTAGAGATGAGTTCCACAAACTCGTCATCTATTTACTATACATTAGATGGAACGAATCCTACAACTTCTGATTTTGAATATAACGGAGAATTCGTAATAGGCAGTGCACCTAGGACAGTTGAACTTAGAGCTGTAGCAATAAATGAAACAGGAAGTTCTCCTATTATTGTAAGAACCTATGTTTTAGAAGAAGAAGTTGATAATGGATATACTGTTAACTTCAGAAAACCTGATAATTGGAGTACAGCGTATATTTACTTGTATGATAGAAATGCGGATACTGCAATTCCTGATTTTCCTGCTTGGCCAGGAATTGAAATGACTCAGTTAAGTGACTCTCCTTGGTATTCTTATGTAATAGATGAATCTGTTGAGGTAGGAATTGTTTTTAATGATAATGGTGGATCACAGAGTGATGATTTATTTAGAACAACAGAAGGTTGGTATAACAACAATTGGACGGATGGTTGTCCTGGAGAATGCCCGGGAATCATTTCTGATAATTCATTTGATGTGTATTTTAATAAACCTGCATCTTGGAATACTGCTTATATATATGTGTATGATAAAAATGCAAATGCTGCAATTCCTGGAGCTCCCGCTTGGCCTGGAGTAGAAATGAATGAGATTGTTGGATCTCCCTGGTATTCTTATGTAATTGATGAATCTGTAGAAGTAGGTATTGTTTTTAATGATAATGGTGCATCACAGAGTGATGATTTATTTAGAACCACAGATGGCTGGTACGATAGTCAGTGGTTTGATAATTGCCCAAGCAATTGTCCATCTCCGGAAGCAATTAAAATATCTTTCGCTGATGCTGAAAAGATTGTTGAAAATAACTCATTAGAATTAGTGAAGGCTTGGCCTAATCCTTTTAAAGAGTCATTGACATTATCTTTTACTGGGAATATGAAAAATAACTACGTTAGTATCGAAATGTATGATCTAGCGGGTAAAAAAACGAATACTACAGTAATAAAAGATACTAAGACAAATAGAGTAACCATTAATACAATTAATCTTCCAAAAGGAATTTACCTGCTTAAGGTAATTTCTGATAAGAATGTAAAGGTTATGAAAATGGTTAAATAG
- a CDS encoding DUF4280 domain-containing protein, protein MAGQFVKNGATLKCPLCSSSGTLVVSHTQVQLQDTPCATNGDKSKSNLVFGGVCKKWRKSPPPCASVIAPTQWKGVATDVEIDGEFMLLEDSTITCSTGGVDIGIDDTAQMDVPTDLPDTENARLKKFLVNVRRPDDYKGEYGFDWLRDEHIYPIETIGYDNARSPFSGPLNQQLAVCKNPEDLKKEYKTKDVVNPITPYGEDYYPAWLSIFPDTTFNGVNEALLNIEIEAIEPLVGDATKIIFESPNDSLIVIPSQISLSELLAEKQTKDLGTTTKELYVTEKVITIKCEGNPLEAHEEIKIYAELDGEKEEVGKLMVYNNNAIATANVIAVNVIIDGMSAILNPNYKTTIKYESTVQPLIQTEVFDDDFDIDSLPDTDPDVKKFKDDFVTENLDIGPQFNSVNGFLNNLVKLYDKYGHYKPVTGIEEFGHNKTFLFYTNVTGILEREGLPPIQWRGLASADLTDISNVEWGNACIIFGGGLSEIHNVPHEIGHSLSLPHSFEEEFNTPFLFYRGFTDNYMDYPTQFEPDLNKEPLDNRFKGNMHSFFKWQWDIMRGDKSLVYDNNNIE, encoded by the coding sequence ATGGCTGGACAATTTGTAAAAAATGGCGCTACTTTAAAATGTCCATTATGTTCTAGTAGTGGTACATTGGTCGTATCGCATACTCAGGTACAATTACAAGATACTCCTTGTGCTACCAATGGCGATAAGAGTAAGTCTAATCTTGTTTTTGGAGGAGTTTGTAAAAAATGGCGAAAAAGTCCACCGCCTTGTGCAAGTGTAATTGCTCCGACGCAATGGAAGGGAGTAGCAACAGATGTAGAAATTGACGGAGAATTTATGTTATTAGAGGACTCCACGATTACTTGCAGTACCGGAGGCGTAGATATTGGTATTGATGATACCGCTCAGATGGATGTCCCTACAGATTTACCAGATACGGAGAATGCCAGACTAAAAAAGTTTTTGGTGAATGTAAGAAGACCAGATGATTATAAAGGCGAGTATGGGTTTGATTGGTTACGGGATGAGCATATCTATCCAATAGAAACTATAGGGTATGATAATGCCAGATCTCCTTTTTCTGGACCTTTAAATCAACAATTAGCTGTTTGTAAAAATCCTGAAGATTTAAAAAAAGAGTACAAGACAAAGGATGTGGTAAATCCAATTACTCCTTATGGAGAAGATTATTATCCAGCTTGGTTATCTATTTTTCCAGATACAACATTTAATGGAGTAAATGAAGCTCTATTAAATATCGAAATAGAAGCAATAGAGCCGTTGGTTGGCGATGCTACTAAAATCATTTTTGAATCTCCAAATGATTCACTTATCGTTATACCATCGCAAATAAGTTTAAGTGAACTTTTGGCAGAAAAGCAAACTAAGGATTTAGGTACTACTACAAAAGAGCTTTATGTAACTGAAAAAGTAATTACTATAAAATGTGAAGGAAATCCTTTGGAAGCTCACGAAGAAATAAAAATCTATGCAGAGTTGGATGGAGAAAAAGAAGAAGTAGGTAAACTGATGGTCTATAATAATAATGCTATCGCCACTGCTAATGTTATAGCAGTTAATGTTATTATAGATGGAATGAGTGCAATTTTAAATCCTAATTATAAGACAACTATTAAATATGAGTCCACGGTTCAACCCTTGATACAGACAGAAGTTTTTGATGATGATTTTGATATAGATAGTTTACCTGATACCGATCCAGATGTAAAAAAGTTTAAAGATGATTTTGTTACTGAAAATTTGGATATAGGACCTCAATTTAATTCAGTAAATGGATTTTTAAATAATTTGGTTAAGTTATATGATAAATATGGACATTATAAACCAGTAACTGGTATAGAAGAATTTGGTCATAATAAAACATTCCTGTTTTATACAAATGTTACGGGAATTCTTGAAAGAGAAGGCCTTCCTCCTATACAATGGAGAGGGCTAGCTAGTGCTGATCTAACGGATATATCCAATGTGGAATGGGGAAATGCGTGTATTATTTTTGGAGGAGGGTTGTCAGAAATTCATAATGTTCCCCACGAAATAGGGCATTCTCTTTCATTACCGCATTCTTTTGAAGAAGAATTTAATACTCCTTTCCTTTTTTATAGAGGATTTACAGATAATTATATGGATTATCCAACTCAATTCGAACCAGATCTTAACAAAGAGCCATTAGATAATAGATTTAAAGGCAATATGCATTCATTTTTTAAATGGCAATGGGATATTATGAGAGGAGATAAAAGTTTGGTGTACGACAATAACAATATAGAATAA
- a CDS encoding response regulator transcription factor gives MITVSILDDHIMVLRGLETMLEDSKLVEIIATYNTGKKLLDGLVITTPNVLLLDINLPDSNGIELCKLIAKTYPSIAIIGLSNYNETGFVKNMIRNGAKGYLLKNSSKKELIEAIKSTYRGETYLPKSLQNKLLNESIGIRSSSFIPKLTRREKEVLELISKEYTSEEIAGKLFVTIKTVEAHRSNLIQKLGVRNSAGLIRVAFEKGLLA, from the coding sequence ATGATAACTGTTTCGATTTTAGATGATCATATTATGGTTTTGAGAGGACTAGAAACAATGTTAGAAGATTCTAAGCTAGTCGAAATAATAGCAACTTATAACACTGGAAAAAAATTATTAGATGGACTTGTCATAACGACTCCTAATGTGTTGCTGTTAGATATAAACCTTCCTGACAGTAATGGTATAGAACTATGTAAGTTAATTGCTAAAACATATCCTAGTATAGCAATTATAGGACTTTCCAATTATAACGAAACGGGTTTTGTAAAAAATATGATTCGTAATGGAGCCAAAGGGTATTTATTAAAAAACTCTTCTAAAAAAGAACTAATCGAAGCTATTAAATCTACTTATCGCGGAGAAACATATTTACCTAAGAGTCTACAGAATAAACTCCTGAACGAAAGCATTGGAATTCGGTCTTCATCTTTTATTCCTAAATTAACGAGAAGAGAAAAAGAGGTTTTAGAATTAATTTCAAAAGAGTATACATCCGAAGAAATAGCAGGAAAACTATTTGTTACCATAAAAACTGTTGAAGCACATCGTAGTAATTTAATTCAGAAATTAGGAGTTAGGAATAGTGCTGGTCTAATCAGAGTTGCCTTTGAAAAAGGACTATTAGCTTAA